Proteins encoded within one genomic window of Paramisgurnus dabryanus chromosome 13, PD_genome_1.1, whole genome shotgun sequence:
- the uts2r3 gene encoding urotensin-2 receptor — MDISGSTSLSSSPSPSITFPVLHNLSVPSSSPSLSPSPSVASTALFCLFLSLLSLLGILGNLYTLWLLIRRHRMSRRRHTAPCCYTLSCLSPSSPSFSPSSSPTSSSSSSSLHLQVLSLALADLVYLSTAPFIVYDSLASDWAFGELGCRLLLSLDLLTMHASIFTLTAMSLDRYRAVADPLQASSTPSSGLLRVALAWGFAVALSLPMMISLHLEDGENQEGKLCVPAWDEQSSKAYLSVLFCTSILGPGLAIGALYAALGRLYWVSQTQPAWAGGGNAYPPRAPRPKVLLLILGIVMTFWACFLPFWIWQLLPLYRPDVLRAVPVGTQVTVNRILTGLTYGNSCVNPFFYTLLTGKRRRTSRKMISAAAPLCHKGSSDPQ; from the coding sequence ATGGACATCTCTGGTTCAACTTCCCTTTCCTCCTCCCCTTCTCCTTCCATCACGTTTCCTGTTCTCCATAATCTCTCAGTTCCCTCTTcgtctccctctctctctccatccccAAGTGTAGCATCCACTGCTCTCTTCTGCCTTTTCCTATCCCTCCTATCCCTGCTGGGAATTCTGGGAAACCTGTACACTCTATGGCTCCTCATTCGCCGCCACAGGATGTCGAGAAGGCGGCATACAGCTCCATGTTGTTACACCCTCTCGTGCCTCAGCCCCTCTTCCCCTTCTTTTTCTCCTTCCTCCTCTCCCACCtcatcctcctcctcttcctccctGCACTTGCAGGTTCTGAGTCTAGCTTTAGCGGACTTGGTGTACCTGTCCACTGCCCCTTTTATCGTGTATGACAGCCTGGCGTCTGACTGGGCCTTTGGTGAACTTGGCTGTCGGCTCCTGCTCAGTTTGGACCTGCTCACCATGCACGCGAGCATCTTCACCCTCACGGCCATGAGTCTGGACCGGTATCGAGCCGTTGCCGATCCGTTGCAAGCCTCCTCCACGCCTTCTTCCGGATTGCTGAGAGTAGCTTTGGCCTGGGGCTTTGCCGTAGCTCTCAGTTTGCCCATGATGATCTCCTTGCACCTTGAAGATGGAGAGAACCAAGAGGGAAAATTGTGCGTGCCTGCCTGGGATGAGCAGAGCTCCAAAGCTTACCTCAGTGTGCTCTTCTGCACCAGTATCCTAGGGCCAGGACTGGCCATCGGAGCTTTGTATGCGGCCTTGGGGAGACTGTATTGGGTATCCCAGACTCAGCCGGCTTGGGCAGGGGGTGGTAATGCCTACCCGCCTCGTGCACCTCGCCCCAAAGTCCTTCTCCTCATCTTGGGCATTGTAATGACGTTCTGGGCATGCTTTCTTCCATTTTGGATCTGGCAGCTTCTTCCACTGTACCGTCCGGATGTGCTGCGTGCCGTGCCAGTGGGCACGCAGGTGACTGTTAATCGTATCCTCACAGGGTTGACTTACGGAAACTCATGTGTGAATCCGTTCTTCTATACACTGCTGACGGGCAAACGCAGACGGACGAGCAGGAAGATGATAAGTGCAGCTGCCCCACTTTGCCATAAGGGCAGCTCGGATCCGCAATAA